Proteins encoded within one genomic window of Candidatus Thiodiazotropha endoloripes:
- a CDS encoding acetolactate synthase 3 large subunit, with protein sequence MELSGGEIIVQCLRDEGVEHVFGYPGGAVLHIYDALFKQKELKHILVRHEQAAGHAADGYARATGKPGVVLVTSGPGATNVVTGVATAFMDSIPMVVLTGQVPTPVIGSDAFQEVDTVGITRPCVKHNFLVKRLEDLADTIKKAFYIATTGRPGPVVIDIPKDITDPGIKIPYHYPNKVKMRSYNPVVKGHLGQIKKAVKILMEAERPVFYTGGGVVLDDAAKPLTDLVDTLGFPITQTLMGLGAYPGSGKNFLGMLGMHGTYEANMAMHETDVLIAVGARFDDRVTGHVKQFCPDATIIHVDIDPSSISKNVRVDVPIVGPVKQVLKDMLKVVNEGDKKPKQQSLKKWWKQIDKWRAMDCMKYDKKSELIKPQQAVEVLHKVTKGDAYVTSDVGQHQMFAAQFYRFDKPRRWINSGGLGTMGFGLPAAIGVQMAHPKADVAVVTGESSIQMCIQELATCLQYDLPIKIILLNNGYMGMVRQWQEFFYDSRYSQSGMSVTPDFVKLTESYGHIGMRVEKSEDLEGAMKEAFSHKDRLVFLDVVVDPSENVYPMIAAGKGHHEMYLSPGSELV encoded by the coding sequence GTGGAACTAAGCGGTGGCGAGATCATCGTTCAATGTTTGAGAGATGAAGGCGTAGAGCATGTTTTCGGCTACCCTGGTGGGGCCGTTCTGCATATCTACGATGCACTCTTCAAACAGAAAGAGCTGAAGCACATCCTGGTACGTCATGAACAGGCTGCCGGACATGCCGCGGACGGCTATGCCCGTGCCACCGGCAAGCCCGGTGTGGTACTGGTAACCTCAGGCCCAGGCGCGACCAATGTGGTCACCGGCGTTGCCACCGCCTTTATGGATTCCATTCCTATGGTGGTGCTGACCGGACAGGTACCGACACCGGTGATCGGCAGTGATGCCTTTCAGGAGGTTGATACCGTCGGTATCACCCGCCCCTGCGTGAAGCATAATTTTCTGGTCAAGCGGCTGGAGGATCTGGCTGACACCATTAAAAAGGCGTTCTATATCGCCACCACCGGACGACCTGGTCCCGTGGTCATCGATATCCCCAAGGATATTACCGATCCCGGCATCAAGATCCCCTACCACTATCCGAACAAAGTGAAGATGCGTTCCTACAATCCGGTTGTGAAGGGGCATCTGGGGCAGATCAAGAAGGCGGTCAAGATTCTGATGGAAGCGGAACGCCCGGTCTTCTATACCGGTGGCGGTGTGGTGCTGGACGATGCAGCCAAGCCGCTCACCGACCTGGTGGATACCCTCGGTTTCCCGATTACCCAGACCTTGATGGGACTGGGCGCCTATCCTGGCAGCGGCAAGAACTTTCTCGGCATGCTGGGGATGCATGGTACCTATGAGGCCAACATGGCGATGCATGAGACTGACGTGCTGATCGCTGTCGGTGCCCGCTTCGATGACCGGGTTACCGGCCACGTCAAGCAGTTCTGTCCCGATGCGACCATCATCCATGTGGACATAGACCCCTCATCCATCTCCAAGAACGTGCGGGTCGATGTGCCGATTGTCGGACCGGTCAAGCAGGTGCTGAAGGACATGCTCAAGGTGGTCAATGAGGGCGACAAGAAGCCGAAGCAGCAGTCGCTGAAAAAGTGGTGGAAGCAGATCGACAAATGGCGCGCCATGGACTGCATGAAGTACGACAAAAAGAGCGAGCTGATCAAGCCCCAGCAGGCGGTTGAGGTGCTGCACAAGGTAACCAAGGGCGACGCCTATGTGACCTCCGATGTGGGGCAGCACCAGATGTTCGCCGCTCAGTTCTATCGCTTTGACAAACCCCGTCGCTGGATCAACTCCGGTGGTCTGGGCACCATGGGCTTCGGTCTGCCGGCGGCGATCGGTGTACAGATGGCCCATCCCAAGGCGGATGTGGCGGTGGTCACCGGTGAATCGAGTATTCAGATGTGTATCCAGGAGCTGGCCACCTGTCTGCAGTACGATCTGCCGATCAAGATCATTCTGTTGAACAATGGCTACATGGGTATGGTTCGTCAGTGGCAGGAGTTCTTCTACGACAGCCGCTACTCCCAGTCGGGGATGAGTGTGACACCGGATTTCGTCAAGCTGACCGAGTCCTATGGACATATCGGCATGCGTGTCGAGAAGTCGGAAGATCTGGAAGGGGCGATGAAAGAGGCCTTCTCCCATAAAGATCGTCTGGTGTTCCTGGATGTGGTGGTCGACCCGTCTGAAAATGTCTACCCGATGATTGCGGCGGGCAAGGGGCATCACGAGATGTATCTGTCACCTGGGAGTGAGTTGGTCTGA
- a CDS encoding cytochrome bd oxidase small subunit, CydX/CbdX family: MGYFTRVVGVLPALALGIINVMWYEAEYAQPRGDETLP, translated from the coding sequence ATGGGGTACTTCACCAGGGTTGTTGGCGTACTGCCGGCATTGGCATTGGGAATTATCAATGTCATGTGGTACGAAGCCGAGTACGCTCAGCCCCGCGGGGACGAAACACTCCCTTAA
- a CDS encoding DUF4124 domain-containing protein: MQSRILLILPLLISTAISAETYRWVNEDGVVTYSQTPPPQGESEVVKTYSAPSSDAAAAKQRLQKLRQELADREEDRALKKAEQKESQESRKLREENCKAARSNLQTLKSLGNRLYKAGDEYLRLSDEQKQERIEEAQQQIEEYCK, from the coding sequence GTGCAATCAAGAATCCTCCTCATACTTCCGTTACTGATTTCTACCGCAATATCCGCAGAAACCTACCGCTGGGTAAACGAGGATGGTGTCGTCACCTACTCTCAAACACCACCTCCCCAGGGCGAATCCGAAGTGGTCAAGACCTACAGCGCTCCCTCCAGCGATGCGGCGGCAGCCAAACAGCGTTTACAGAAGTTACGCCAGGAGCTGGCAGACCGGGAAGAGGACAGAGCCCTGAAAAAGGCTGAACAGAAGGAGAGTCAGGAGAGCCGGAAGCTGCGCGAAGAGAACTGCAAGGCGGCCAGGTCAAATCTACAGACCCTGAAGAGCCTGGGTAACCGTCTCTATAAAGCCGGCGACGAGTATCTGCGACTCTCGGATGAGCAGAAGCAGGAGCGGATTGAGGAAGCGCAACAACAGATCGAAGAGTATTGTAAGTAG
- the ilvN gene encoding acetolactate synthase small subunit yields the protein MRHIISILMENESGALARVANLFTARGYNIESLTVAPTEDLSLSRMTLVTSGSDEIIEQITKQLNKLVDVVKLVDLTEGGHLEREMMMIKLRAERTQREEIKRLVDIFRGKIIDVTDTSYTVELTGAASKLNAFIEAVNEELIIEVVRTGPSGIGRGPKGLSL from the coding sequence ATGAGGCATATCATATCTATTCTGATGGAGAACGAGTCCGGTGCACTGGCGCGGGTGGCCAATCTGTTTACCGCCCGGGGCTACAACATCGAGTCCCTCACCGTGGCGCCGACTGAGGATCTGAGTCTGTCCCGTATGACCCTGGTCACCAGTGGCAGTGATGAGATCATCGAGCAGATCACCAAACAGCTGAACAAGCTGGTGGATGTGGTGAAGCTGGTCGATCTCACCGAAGGGGGTCATCTTGAGCGGGAGATGATGATGATCAAACTGCGTGCTGAGCGCACCCAACGGGAGGAGATCAAACGACTGGTCGATATCTTCCGTGGCAAGATCATCGATGTCACCGATACCAGCTACACCGTTGAACTGACCGGTGCGGCCAGTAAACTTAACGCCTTCATCGAGGCGGTGAACGAAGAGCTGATCATCGAAGTGGTGCGAACCGGCCCTTCCGGCATCGGTCGCGGTCCAAAAGGCTTGAGTCTGTAA
- a CDS encoding phenylpyruvate tautomerase MIF-related protein: MPLLRITTNQTVDEDRLKELLTTASATVAEMLGKPERYVMVDYVHSPHMIFNGTTATTAYLELKSIGLPGDRTGDFSKLLCLLMQQQLHIPEDRVYIEFSSAERHLWGWNSATF, encoded by the coding sequence ATGCCACTACTCAGAATCACCACCAATCAGACCGTTGATGAAGACCGCTTGAAGGAGCTGCTGACAACCGCCTCGGCAACAGTCGCCGAGATGTTGGGTAAACCGGAGCGCTATGTGATGGTCGACTACGTGCACAGTCCTCACATGATCTTCAACGGCACCACCGCTACCACCGCCTACCTGGAGCTGAAAAGCATCGGACTGCCCGGGGATCGTACCGGGGATTTCTCCAAGCTGCTCTGTCTGCTGATGCAGCAGCAGCTGCACATCCCGGAAGACCGAGTCTATATCGAGTTCAGTTCCGCGGAGCGCCATCTGTGGGGCTGGAACTCCGCAACATTCTAG